ACGTTTGGGTGCCCGCGGCACTGCAGGAGCCTAACGCACACCCTGCCCGCCACTACCAGCTCCCTGTGCTCCGGTGCCCCCAGTGCCCGGATACATCCTTAGAGGGCCTCCTTGCCTTCCTGCCTATAGGGGAGGTCACCTGGATGCACCTGGGCTCCTTTGAGGAGAAGCGTAGGAGGCTCGTAGAGAAGCTGGAAAGAGAAGGCTACATACGCTCAGAACGCGTCAAGAAAGCGATGCTCCGCGTGCCCCGCGAGCTATTCGTGCCCGAGGAGCTACGGCACATGGCCTACGAGGACACACCGCTCCCCATAGGCCATGGCCAGACCATCAGCGCGCCCCACATGGTGGCCATGATGACGGAGCTTGCGGAGCTAGAGCCCGGCATGCGGGTCCTAGAGGTGGGGGCTGGCTCGGGCTACCACGCCGCGGTGATAGCCGAGGTAGTCGCCCCCAGCGGCCTGCCACGGGACCAGTGGGGCCACGTATACACAGTGGAGCGAGTCCCCGAGCTAGCCGAGTATGCGCGCCGCAACCTGGAGAGGGCTGGCTACGCCGACCGCGTCACGGTCATAGTGGGCGACGGGAGCAAGGGCTACCCCCCGGCGGCGCCCTACGACAGGATAATAGTGACAGCGGCGGCGCCCGAGATACCAGGGCCGCTCATAGAGCAGCTGAAGCCCGGGGGTAGAATGGTCATACCCGTTGGGGACAGGTACATGCAGTACCTATACGTGGTGGACAAGCTACCGGACGGCCGGATAAAAACGCGGAGTGTGACCCCGTGCCTATTCGTGCCCCTCATAGGGGAGCATGGGTGGCGCGAGTACGAGTACTAGAGCCCCCGGGGGCTAGCGGCGTAGCCACGCATCAAGCCCCATCTGGCGGCCCCTGAAGTGCTCCCTGTACGCTTTCTTCAGCCTCTCCAGCGCGTTCTTGACGCGGTCTGGGCTGAAGTCGTGCTCCTCTACGAGTATCTCGTAGACCTTCTTCTCGTCGGGCTCCCTCCACTCGAGCTTGTAGTCGCTCGTAGCCGGCGGGTTGAGGAAATACTCGTAGATCTTCAGCGGGTCCACCTGGAGCTCGTGCCGGGGGAGCCCCTGGAGCAGTTTAACCGGGTCGCGGTGCGCCTTGACCATCTTGAGCGCTGTCTTCGGGCCTATGCCCTTAATCCCGTCGGGGTTGTAATCCGTGCCTATGAGTATGCCAAGGGCTATCAGCTGCTCCCTGGTTATCCCTAGGAGCTTCAGCAGCTTATCGAGCTCTATTAGCTCGGGCTTGACCTCCACGTAGACGTTCTTCCGGGGTAGCTTACGCCGCCCAGTGATGGCTAGGTTTCTCACTAGCCGGGGGGAGCCGAATAGGAGCGAGTCGTAGTCCTGGCTCGCAGCCGCCCACGCGTCGCCCCGGCGCGCCATGAAGGCTGCCTGGGCCTCGCCCTCGGCCGGGGCCTGGACGTAGGGGATACCCATAGCGTCTAGCAGCCGCTTAGCATCCCGTACCATCTCGTCGGTGAGCCTCGCAGCCATCTGGGCGTAGCGTCTTGCAGCCTCCTGGTCGCCCCTCTTGACGGCCTCCTCGTACTTCTTGACAGCCTCGGCTTTCACCTGCTTCCTCCGCTCTATCTCCATGTACTTCATCTCGGGAGGCTTACCGTCAAAGACGTATACCACCTTTATCCCGTGCTCTGCGAGGTTTATGGTGCGGTAGAAGAGCCCGCTAAGATGGCTAGTAACCCGGCCCCGCGAGTCCATCAACGGGGTGCCGTCGGGCTGCCGTATAGCGGTAAGGAACTGGTAGAGCGCGTTGTAAGCATCTATAGCTACAACCTTGTATCGTAGAGCCGCCAGGTCTATCTCGGCCACCGCTTCGGGCGGTATGATTTCGCGGAGATTGACACCCACGGCTCTCCTGCCCCAGAGGATAGGGAGGGCGCTGAGGGCCAGCGTTAAGGTTTCCTAAGTAGTTCTACGTTCCGTAGATTCTCCCGGAGAACCGAGACGTAGACTAGGCCCTGCATCTCCAGCTTCATGAGGGCGTGGAGGAACTCCGAGAAAGTCACCTCCATACGGCTCCTCACTGCGCGGTAGAGCTCCACGTCCTTAGCGCTACCGCCTCTCCTCTCAAGCTCCTCTATTATCGCGTAGTGGAGGGGTATACTCCTCCAAGCATCCTGACCTGCCATAGGGGCGGCCACCTCCCAGCATGGAGTCGGGCTAGACACGTGGGGCTATCAGGCGCCTAGAGGGACGCATGCACTCCTAGCGCAGGGCTAGCCTGGGGGCAAGGCTTCCCGCGGATTCGGTGCGTCAAAAGAGAGGGGGTATAGACAAGGGCCCGGGGGCGCGGGTTTGCCCCGCGCTACGTGAAGAGGGTGGGCTTCGCGTGCAGCAGCTTGCTGCCTGGTAGCTGCTGGCGTGCCTGCTGGTACCACTCCTCGTAGAACTTCACCATATCCTGTGTTATCGACGGCCTCACGACCTCTAGCGCCTTTAGGAAGTGCCTCATATGGACCCTCGTAGCGTTTATGTCCTCGCGTAGGGCTAGCAGCGCGGCCTCACGTACTAGTGCTGCCAGATCTGCGCCACTGTAGCCCTCGGTGCGCATAGCGAGTAGCTCTAGGTCGACGTCCTCGGCGAGCGGCATCTTCCTCGTGTGTATCCGGAGTATCTCTAGCCTAGCCCGTGTATCGGGCGGCGGCACGTAGATTATCTTGTCAAAGCGGCCTGGCCTCAGCAGCGCTGGGTCGAGTATGTCCGGCCGGTTGGTAGCGGCTATCACCACGACGTTGCTCAGCGGTACTATGCCGTCCAGCTCCGCCAGGAGTTGGTTCACTATACGGTATGTCACACCGCTAGTGTCATAGAAGCCCCTCGTCTGGGCTATCGCGTCTATCTCGTCAAAGAAGATTATCGCTGGGCTGTGCTGCCTAGCCTTCCGGAATATCTCGCGTATCATCTTCTCGCTTTCGCCTACCCACTTGCTTAGCACCTCTGGGCCGCGTACCGCGATGAAGTTAGCACCGCTCTCCGTCGCCGCGGCCTTGGCTAGCAGGGTCTTACCGGTGCCAGGCGGGCCGAACAAGAGTACGCCCTTGGGCGGGGTTATCCCCATGCGGCGGAACACGTCCGGGTTCTTCAGCGGCCACTCGACCGCCTCGCGGAGCTGCTGCTTGGCCTCCTCCAGCCCGCCGATATCGTCCCAGTGGACCTCAGGGACCTCGATGTAGATCTCTCTCAAGCCGCTCGGCACTATCTCGCGTAGAGCGGCCATGAAGTCCTCCATCCGTATCTCCATCTCCTCGAGGATCTCTGGGGGTATCCTGTCCTGGCTGAGGTCTATCCGCGGCAGGTAGCGGCGTAGCGCGTGCATAGCGGCCTCGCGTACTAGCGCTGCTAGGTCTGCGCCGGTGTAGCCGCGGGTTAGCTCGGCAAGCCTCTCCAGGTCAACGTCCTCGGCGAGAGGCATGTTCCTGGTATGTATCTGCAGTATCTCTAGGCGGCCCTGCTTGTCGGGTAGCGGTATCTCTATCTCGCGGTCGAAGCGGCCTGGGCGGCGCAGTGCTGGGTCGATGGCGTTAGGCCGGTTGGTCGCGGCTATCACTATCACGTCTCCGCGGCTCTCGAGGCCGTCCATAAGGGCTAGCAGCTGTGCTACGACACGGCGCTCTACCTCGCCGACGACCTCGTCGCGCTTAGGCGCTATCGCGTCTATCTCGTCTATGAATATGATGCTCGGCGCGTGCTTCTTAGCCTCCTCGAATATCTCGCGTAGCCTCTGCTCGCTCTCGCCGTAGTACTTGCTCATTATCTCCGGGCCGTTGATAGCTATGAAGTAGGCGTTTGTCTCGTTAGCTATAGCCTTGGCTAGGAGCGTCTTGCCGACCCCGGGCGGGCCGTAGAGCAGCACGCCCTTAGGCGGCTCGATGCCCAGCCTCTTGAAGATCTCAGGGTGCTTAAGCGGCAGCTCTATGAGCTCGCGGACCTTCTGTATGATGTCCTTCATTCCGCCTATGTCCTCGTACGTCACCCTCGGTATCTTGCCCTGCTCTACGGGCTTCTCGAGCAGTATGATGTTGGTATCGTGGTTGATTACTACAACGCCCTGGGGCTTAGTGTGGATAACCACGAAGGGGATCGACTGGTTGAGCACGGGTATGAGTACAGTGTCCCCCTCCACAACCGGGTACTCTATAAGCTTCTTCTTAACGTAGTTGACGAACCCGCTGTCTATGGTTATGGAGAAGTTCGCGGGGGCGAGCTTCACTACAGAAGCAGGCTGAACATCCGCCTTGCGGACTATGACCTTATCCCCTATACTCACGCCCGCGTTCTTACGGAGCAGCCCATCCATCCTGATGATGTCCTGGCCCCGGTCCTCCGGGTAGCTAGGCCAGGCCACCGCCGCGGTCTTCTTACGCCCCTCTATCTCAACGATGTCGCCGGGCTCTGCACCGATTATCTTCAGTATGTCCACGTCGATCCGGACCTTGCCCTTGCCCACGTCGCGTTGCTTAGCCTCGACAACTCTTAGCACTACCTCCTTCCTACGCCGAGAACCAGTTACCACCATGGCTTCTCCCAACACCTCTCTCGCGACAATCCGGAGCCTCCTATCCTCCCGGGGAGCGCTACGCCTCTCAATCACGTGTGTAAGCGTTAAGCCCGGTATATGTTGCGCCTCTAATGGGCCCTCTACGGGGCTCCAGGAGCAGGGGAGTGGAGCCTAAGACCCGTTTATTTGGCTAGCTGTATAGTGGCAGGAAGGGTAGCTATCCCTCACCACTTGTCGCTGGGCAAAAACGCGGGTCAGCGGCTGGCACGCGTGCGGGGGAACCGGGGCTAGCCCACTAGTAGCTGGATACCCTGTGGACGGCCTCTATCTCTATCTCCTCTACTCCCTCGACGTTCTGCAGCATCTCCTCGAGCTTGGAGGTGCCTCCCTCGCTCTCCTCGGGTATCAGTATGTAGAGCTTTAGCGCGTTTAGGCCGAAGGCTATCGGCACCTTGTCGTAGCGTGTTATCTCGTAGTTCTCTGGGAGCTTCTCCTTTATCTTGGCTACTAGGTCGTCTAGGTTTATGTCGGTGCTAGAAGGGTACACGGACGCGACCACAAGTACCTTGGCCACGAGGCTGCACCTCTACCCGGCTAGTAGCGCGTGTCGGCCAGGCTCTCGGGTCTCCTGCTAAAAACGTCTAGCCCACGGGGCTGCCCTCTAGGGGCCCTCGAAGCCGCACTTGGGGCAGCGGTAGGACACGCCCATCTTACGGCAGCTCGAGCAGCGCCAGATGACTACCTCGCCGCAGTTCGGACAGAGGAACGCCACGCCCTTCTCCCAGGGCGTTATGGGCCTGTTGCAGCTAGTGCATATCGGGACCTTGGTAGCCTCTACTATGCTGGGCTTCCTCGCGACCTCGAGGCTCAGCGCCACGGCCTGGTAGCACCCCCGGTGGTGCCCGGGGCAGTAGGCCAGCTAATTATTATCTTGCGGCCCTCTGTGGCGCTGGGCTATACTAGTGGAGGGTATGACCCGGGCCATGCAGGAGTATAAGCAGGTCATAGCCGTCCGCACCGACATAAAGATGAGCAAGGGCAAGCTCGCAGCCCAGGTAGCCCACGCAGCCGTGGAGGCGGTCTTCCTCATACTCGACTCCGGCCACCCCGAGTGGAGCCGCTGGCTCCGCGAGTGGAGGAGCCAGGGCCAGAAGAAGGTGGTGGTCAAGGTCCAGAGCGAGCAGGAGCTCCTTCAGGTCTACCAGGAGGCCCGCCGCCTAGGGCTACCAGCCTCGCTGATAACCGATGCTGGTCACACCGAGCTGCCGCCCGGCACCCGGACCACCGTCGGCGTCGGCCCCGCGCCCAGCCAGCTCGTGGACCGCGTCACGGGCCGGCTCAAGCTCCTCTAGAGCAGCCGTGTGGGGGCGGTGGGGCATCCGGGCGGGCTTCTGCAGGAGCAGCAACCCCCTAGACCTGCTCCTTGGGCTAGAGTACCGGCTACGCTGCGGCCGCCCTCCGGCATGCGTAGCCCGGCCCCGCGAGAGGAGCTTCATCGTAGCCGAGTTGCCCGAGCTAACGCTGGAGCCCGGGGGCCGCTACTGCGTCTACGCCCTGGCCAAGAGGGGGCTACCCAGCCTTGACGCGGCGCGCCTCCTAGCCCGCCGGCTCGGCGTAAACCCCCGCCAGGCGAGCATAGCCGGGCTCAAGGACACTGAGGCGACTACGCTGCAGTACATTTGCCTCCCCTGCCCCCGTGAGCCCCCGGCCATCGTAGCGGTGCCGGGCCGGCTCTGGGCAAGGCTGGTAGGCCGGGCGAGCCGCTGCCCCCGCCGCGGGGTCCTCCGGGGGAACAGGTTCACAATAGTCCTTGAGCCGGTCTCGGCTAGCTGCAGGGAGGTAGTCGAGGCCGCGGAGGCGCTCCGGGGCGCGAAGCTGCCAGCCTACTACGGGTACCAGCGCTTCGGCACCCGTAGGCCCAACACCCACCTCCAGGGCCTCGCTCTGCTACGGGGCGACCTAGCCTGGTACGCCCGGGAGCTACTAGGCAGCCCCTACCCCGACGAGTCCCCGGCCACAGCCAGGTGCCGGGCAAGCCTGTGGCGCAGCGAGGAATGCCAGGGCTCAAGGCTATACGAGGCCACTGTCGCCAGGCGCGCCGCTAGCCCGGCAGACCTCCCCGCCCTACTGCCCCGCGGCGTAGCCGAGATACAGCTAGCAGCGCTCCAGGCGTACATATTCAACAGGTACCTAAGCCTACGCTTAGCCCGGGGCCACAGCCTCGACGAGAAGCTGCCCGGTGAGAGGCTGGTAGGCGGCCGGCCACACGCCCCAGTCCCAGGCATAGGCTACCGGCTAGGCACCGGCGGCGAGGCGGCAGAACTGCTAGAAGAGGCCCTAGAGCCGCTAGGCATAGGCCTAGAGGACCTAGCAGAGCCGCCCCCAGGGCTGCCCCGGCTACGGCCCTACTGGCGCCCAGTCTACACAGTCCCCGAGGGGCTCGAGGCCAGGATAATCCCCGGCTGCCGGGTAGCAATAGCATTCAGCCTAGAGAAGGGGATGTACGCCACGCTAGTCCTACGAGAGCTAGCAGAGCCCCCGGAATGCGTGTAGCAAAACCCTCCGGGAGAGCGAAAAGACCGCCCCCTAGTAGCCGGACTTTATACGGGTCCTCTTGCCCAGAAGCTCGCTCAGTATACGCTCGTAGACCTCCTTAGCGTTGCCGAGCCTACGCTCGTCACGCCTGGGTATACGCACCACGTACTCGATACTACCATCGGGCAGCCACAGCGTGTTCACACCAAGTATCCTCACAGGGTACAGCAGATGCGTAGCAAGTCCACGGACATCGTTAGCCTTGGGTATCACGCGGACCTTCCTGCCAAGCTTCTCGCGGAGCCGCTGCTCGATCTCCCTAGCATACCTCGAGAACACCGGCACACTGGTGCCCACGCCCAGGTCCATCACGATGATTACCATGTCGTCGTCTATAAAGTACGCCTTGTGGTAGGTAGCCTTCTTCAGCGTCTGCAGGCCCTCGCTCTCCTCCAGCTCTATCAGTGCCTTCATAACCTCTACTTCGCGCTCGTCGACAGAACCACTCTCTATAAGGCCCTCACAGCGCGGGCAAAGAACACCGCTCTTAACACAGACGTAGTCGAGCGGTATCTGTACCGAGACCCATCACCTCCCCCGATACACTGCTCTTAAACGCCACGACACATTGGCCGACCATCCGCCCATAGCCATGGCAAGCATAGTCCAGCCAGAGCCGCCAGGGGCGGAGAGCGCCCCCAGCCCCAGGGCCACTTCACATAGCCTATGGCGAGCGGGAGGCACCCCTCCCTATATAATCCTATCCAGGAGACCCCTCGCCAGCACCCGCAAACCTTATAAAACCATCCAGCCGACACCCATCCGCATGGCTGAGACCCTCCAGCCGGAGGGTGGGCCGGTAGCTCAGCCTGGAAGAGCGCTCGGTTGGCATCCGAGAGGTCCCGGGTTCAAATCCCGGCCGGTCCACCACCCCCGTTTCAAATCCCCATTGTCTAGTTGTTGTTTGTAATGGAGCCATTCTTCTACGATTCTGTCGAGTGGCCCGAGGTACCTTGTAACTACTTTGCCATTCTCTCTTCCTTGTAAGTAGACGTAAAGCCTTCCCTTAACTCGTTTAACTACGGGCTTGAGGGCCACGATCCCAGCCAAGGTTTACACCTATGCTCCGCCGATATGTAGTTAACAGGTAGTTAGAGGCTCCTGTCAGGCCGTAATGTCGACGCAGCACAGCGAGATTCTCTATACTCTCTAGAGGTGCTGGATTCCATGCTAGAGACCTCTATGGGCCTCTATACCTGGTGGTGGTGACAGGCTTATCCGCCTGCCAGGGTGTCTAGGGTCTACGAGGGGCCGCGGGCTCCAGGGCCAGCCGCAACGAGCCTCGCTTATGGGCTCTGTGCCTCGGATCCTGCCGCGCCCATCATCCCCGCGGCCCTTCCCCACCCCTCCTAGGGCTTGTAGATGAATAGGCCCTTCTTGCTACCCTTCTCGTGGAGCTCGACTACTAGCCTGTCTCCTGGTTGCCAGCCTAGTAGCTCGACTAGATCCTTTGGCAGGGTGATCTCGTAGCTGTGGTAGCCTGGCTTGGTCCGCTTAGCTCTTAGCCTCACTGTGCCCGTCAAGACTGCTTCTACCCAGTTTCTGAGCAGAGTAAGAGGAGAAGATTTAAATTTGAGTCTGCTCAGATTCTGTTCAGAATTGGAGGACACACGTCCGTGCCGGGAGTGTTCTGGGCTTGGAGTGGGTCCACGTATCCGACCTCGTGGATGGTAGGCATGTAGACCATGACTTTATTCCGAGGATGCTGGCCTACATCGAGGCGAAGACTGTCTACGAGACTCTGAGCAAGGTACTCGGGCTACTCTACAAGGCCAAGGAGCGTGGCCTAGTGGACCAGAAGCTAGTGGACACTGTGGCCGACTGGCTGAGCGAGGTCGAGCACGAGTACAGGTTCTACGCTGACCAGGTAGATCCATGGTACAGGGGTGTGCGAGAGACCGTGGAGAGGCTAACCGAGAAGCAGCAGGCGGAGAGCAAGGGGGCCGAGAGTGCCTAGGGCGGCGTGGCCATGGTGTTCCTGGCTCTGCCTGAGTGCGAGGAGCCCGACAGGCTGCTGGCAGCGCTGCAGGCGGCGGAGATAATGGGCGCCCTAGAGGTCATAGAGACGCTGCTGTACAACCGCGACAAGCTGGGCCTGCCAGAAGAGCTCGTCAAGGCGCTGGACGAGACCATGGTTATGCTCCAGGAGCAGCTACGCGCACTAGTATGGCCAGCCAGTACAGCCACCACGTACCTAGAAGACGGAGACCAGCGAGAAGACCGAGACAACGATACCGGCTGCTACCCAGGTATCCGAGATAACCGAGGAGGCGAAGAAGACAGCGGAGAGCATCATGTAGCCAGAAGGTAGACCTCCCTGTGGTCGGCGAGATGTCCCTATGCACCCTAGCCGTCATAAGGACTAGTAGTAGTCATCGTAGCAGTAGTGGCTAGGAAGAGGTAGACGCGTAGAGGGAGGCCTCCGTGGCCCCCTGTCACCCGCACACTGTTTTCTCGCTCCTCCGGCCCAGCCCCGGTAGCGTAGCAGCCGGGCGCTATAGAAGGGGCATGACGCGAGCTATTCTACCCCTGCGGCTTTAATCCCTCGCCCATGGCTCCACCCGAAGCATAAGATACGGGGGACGTAGTGGAGGATATACTGGAGGAGATATTCGAGCGCGTCGTGGAGTCCAAGATATTCCGTAACCGCGACATATTGAGCCCGGACTATATCCCGGAGAAGCTGCCGCACAGGGAGAACGAGATAAGGAAGGTAGCCAGCGTCCTGGCGCAGGCGCTGAAGAACAGCCGGCCCAACAACCTCTTCATCTACGGGCTGACGGGGACCGGTAAGACTGCCGTCACGCTCTACGTGCTACGGAGGCTAGAGGCTAAGGCCCGGCAGCTCGGCGTAGACGTGCGCTACGCCTACGTTAACACGCGGCAGAGGGATACGCCCTACAAGGTGCTCGCAGACATAGCCTCCAGCATCGGGCTACGGGTGCCCTTCACGGGGCTGTCAACGGCGGAGGTCTATACGCGGCTGGTCCGCGCTCTCTCCCGGCGTAGCGGCGTGCTCATAGTGGTGCTGGACGAGGTCGACTGGCTCGTCAGGAGGAAGGGCGACGACATACTCTACAAGCTGACCCGTATAGGCTACGAGCTGCCGGCGGGCTCGACAAAGGTGTCTATAGTCGGGATAACGAACGACGTGAAGTTTGTAGAGATGCTCGACGCCCGGGTCCGGAGCAGCCTAGGCGAGGAGGAGGTCGTGTTCCCGCCCTACAACGCTGAACAGCTCCGCGATATACTCTGGGAGAGGGCACGGGAGGCCTTCCAGCCCGGCGCCGTGGACGAGGCGGTGATAAGCTACTGCGCGGCCCTCGCGGCCCGCGAGCACGGCGACGCCCGCCGCGCACTGGACCTGCTCCGCGTAGCCGGGGAGATGGCTGAGCGCGAGAACGCGCCACGCGTCGCAGTAGAGCACGTCAAGAAGGCGTGGATGCAGCTAGAGAGGGACCGCGTCTACGAGGTCGTCTCCACGCTGCCGCTCCACGCACGGCTCGTGCTGGTAGCCGTGATAAAGGCGGCTGGCACAGGCTACACGACGACGGGCGAGCTCTACAGCGTTTACAGGGGGCTGGCCTCGAGGATAGGCGTGGAGAGCGTAACCCAGCGCAGAATAAGCGACATCATAAACGAGCTAGACATGCTCGGCATACTCTCAGCGCGCGTCGTAAGCCGCGGCCGCTACGGCAAGACCAGGATGATAAGCCTAGCAGCAGACCCCGAGACAGTAGTAGAGGCGCTGGCCAGGGATACCCGTCTACGCCAGCTACTCGGGGACATAGCCATGCCCCAGGCGGGGAGCAGCTAGTAGGCTCTACAGGGGCATAGCCCCTCAACCCTAATAAGTCCCCTCCGGGCGCTCTAGCCAGAGTCTCCATGGAGGGCCGGTAGCTCAGCCTGGCAGAGCGGCGGGCTTTTAACCCGTTGGTCCCGGGTTCGAATCCCGGCCGGCCCGCTACATGCCTGGCCGGCGCAGGTGTCCACTATCGGGCCGCCGGCCCTCCACCCATCGCGTCCTCCGGCTAACCTATCCTCGCCCGCCAGGCCACCCCC
The window above is part of the Pyrodictium abyssi genome. Proteins encoded here:
- a CDS encoding protein-L-isoaspartate O-methyltransferase, with the translated sequence MHLGSFEEKRRRLVEKLEREGYIRSERVKKAMLRVPRELFVPEELRHMAYEDTPLPIGHGQTISAPHMVAMMTELAELEPGMRVLEVGAGSGYHAAVIAEVVAPSGLPRDQWGHVYTVERVPELAEYARRNLERAGYADRVTVIVGDGSKGYPPAAPYDRIIVTAAAPEIPGPLIEQLKPGGRMVIPVGDRYMQYLYVVDKLPDGRIKTRSVTPCLFVPLIGEHGWREYEY
- the fen gene encoding flap endonuclease-1, with amino-acid sequence MGVNLREIIPPEAVAEIDLAALRYKVVAIDAYNALYQFLTAIRQPDGTPLMDSRGRVTSHLSGLFYRTINLAEHGIKVVYVFDGKPPEMKYMEIERRKQVKAEAVKKYEEAVKRGDQEAARRYAQMAARLTDEMVRDAKRLLDAMGIPYVQAPAEGEAQAAFMARRGDAWAAASQDYDSLLFGSPRLVRNLAITGRRKLPRKNVYVEVKPELIELDKLLKLLGITREQLIALGILIGTDYNPDGIKGIGPKTALKMVKAHRDPVKLLQGLPRHELQVDPLKIYEYFLNPPATSDYKLEWREPDEKKVYEILVEEHDFSPDRVKNALERLKKAYREHFRGRQMGLDAWLRR
- a CDS encoding CDC48 family AAA ATPase; amino-acid sequence: MVVTGSRRRKEVVLRVVEAKQRDVGKGKVRIDVDILKIIGAEPGDIVEIEGRKKTAAVAWPSYPEDRGQDIIRMDGLLRKNAGVSIGDKVIVRKADVQPASVVKLAPANFSITIDSGFVNYVKKKLIEYPVVEGDTVLIPVLNQSIPFVVIHTKPQGVVVINHDTNIILLEKPVEQGKIPRVTYEDIGGMKDIIQKVRELIELPLKHPEIFKRLGIEPPKGVLLYGPPGVGKTLLAKAIANETNAYFIAINGPEIMSKYYGESEQRLREIFEEAKKHAPSIIFIDEIDAIAPKRDEVVGEVERRVVAQLLALMDGLESRGDVIVIAATNRPNAIDPALRRPGRFDREIEIPLPDKQGRLEILQIHTRNMPLAEDVDLERLAELTRGYTGADLAALVREAAMHALRRYLPRIDLSQDRIPPEILEEMEIRMEDFMAALREIVPSGLREIYIEVPEVHWDDIGGLEEAKQQLREAVEWPLKNPDVFRRMGITPPKGVLLFGPPGTGKTLLAKAAATESGANFIAVRGPEVLSKWVGESEKMIREIFRKARQHSPAIIFFDEIDAIAQTRGFYDTSGVTYRIVNQLLAELDGIVPLSNVVVIAATNRPDILDPALLRPGRFDKIIYVPPPDTRARLEILRIHTRKMPLAEDVDLELLAMRTEGYSGADLAALVREAALLALREDINATRVHMRHFLKALEVVRPSITQDMVKFYEEWYQQARQQLPGSKLLHAKPTLFT
- a CDS encoding elongation factor 1-beta, giving the protein MAKVLVVASVYPSSTDINLDDLVAKIKEKLPENYEITRYDKVPIAFGLNALKLYILIPEESEGGTSKLEEMLQNVEGVEEIEIEAVHRVSSY
- a CDS encoding zinc finger domain-containing protein; the encoded protein is MALSLEVARKPSIVEATKVPICTSCNRPITPWEKGVAFLCPNCGEVVIWRCSSCRKMGVSYRCPKCGFEGP
- the pth2 gene encoding peptidyl-tRNA hydrolase Pth2, producing MQEYKQVIAVRTDIKMSKGKLAAQVAHAAVEAVFLILDSGHPEWSRWLREWRSQGQKKVVVKVQSEQELLQVYQEARRLGLPASLITDAGHTELPPGTRTTVGVGPAPSQLVDRVTGRLKLL
- the truD gene encoding tRNA pseudouridine(13) synthase TruD, with the translated sequence MWGRWGIRAGFCRSSNPLDLLLGLEYRLRCGRPPACVARPRERSFIVAELPELTLEPGGRYCVYALAKRGLPSLDAARLLARRLGVNPRQASIAGLKDTEATTLQYICLPCPREPPAIVAVPGRLWARLVGRASRCPRRGVLRGNRFTIVLEPVSASCREVVEAAEALRGAKLPAYYGYQRFGTRRPNTHLQGLALLRGDLAWYARELLGSPYPDESPATARCRASLWRSEECQGSRLYEATVARRAASPADLPALLPRGVAEIQLAALQAYIFNRYLSLRLARGHSLDEKLPGERLVGGRPHAPVPGIGYRLGTGGEAAELLEEALEPLGIGLEDLAEPPPGLPRLRPYWRPVYTVPEGLEARIIPGCRVAIAFSLEKGMYATLVLRELAEPPECV
- a CDS encoding transcription elongation factor, producing the protein MKALIELEESEGLQTLKKATYHKAYFIDDDMVIIVMDLGVGTSVPVFSRYAREIEQRLREKLGRKVRVIPKANDVRGLATHLLYPVRILGVNTLWLPDGSIEYVVRIPRRDERRLGNAKEVYERILSELLGKRTRIKSGY
- a CDS encoding AbrB/MazE/SpoVT family DNA-binding domain-containing protein — its product is MTGTVRLRAKRTKPGYHSYEITLPKDLVELLGWQPGDRLVVELHEKGSKKGLFIYKP
- a CDS encoding orc1/cdc6 family replication initiation protein, coding for MEDILEEIFERVVESKIFRNRDILSPDYIPEKLPHRENEIRKVASVLAQALKNSRPNNLFIYGLTGTGKTAVTLYVLRRLEAKARQLGVDVRYAYVNTRQRDTPYKVLADIASSIGLRVPFTGLSTAEVYTRLVRALSRRSGVLIVVLDEVDWLVRRKGDDILYKLTRIGYELPAGSTKVSIVGITNDVKFVEMLDARVRSSLGEEEVVFPPYNAEQLRDILWERAREAFQPGAVDEAVISYCAALAAREHGDARRALDLLRVAGEMAERENAPRVAVEHVKKAWMQLERDRVYEVVSTLPLHARLVLVAVIKAAGTGYTTTGELYSVYRGLASRIGVESVTQRRISDIINELDMLGILSARVVSRGRYGKTRMISLAADPETVVEALARDTRLRQLLGDIAMPQAGSS